ATAATCAAGTTAACCAAGACAACCAGCATGACATAGCGCCAGCTAATGATACAGTTTATGGTGTACATGCTGTTACAGATTCTCTTACGGAAAACCTAGGGAACAAATTATATATCCAAGATGATATACGCGGTAAAAATGTTGACAAGTTAAAAGAACTGGCTAGCGAAAAAAAAGTTGGTATTTCTTTTGTAAGTAAGGACAAATTAAAGGAAATGTCTGATGGGGGTGTACATCAAGGGTTCGTACTGAAAACAAGCGCTTACGCCTATAAAGAATTGTCGGATTTACTAACAATTACTCAGGAGCTTGACAATCCACTGTTAATCATTATCGATGGCTTAACTGATCCGCATAATCTTGGTAGTATCCTAAGAACTGCTGATGCGACTGGTGTTTCAGGGATAATCATTCCTAAGCATCGTTCAGTTGGGGTGACACCAGTTGTCGTCAAAACGTCAACTGGTGCAGTGAATCATATGCCGATTGCGCGTGTAACGAACCTTTCTCAGACCCTAGATAAATTAAAGGCTGCAGGATTTTGGATTTTTGGCACCGATATGAATGGGACACCACATCATAACTGGCAAACGCAAGGTAAGCTTGCCTTGATCATTGGTGCTGAAGGTGCGGGCATCACACCAAATATAAAAAAACAAGTAGACGAAATGATTACAATCCCTATGGTTGGTCATGTGCAGAGTTTAAATGCCGGTGTTGCTGCGGGTATTCTCATGTATGAGTGGGCTCGAAATTTTAAATAAGTCAGAAGTGGTTAGCTATGAAAAAACAACTTTTAATTGTTGACGGATATAATATGATTGGCGCGTGGACAGAAACCCATCGCCTTTTTCAAGATAATCAACTAGAGCAAGCGAGAGATATTTTACTATCAAAGTTATCAAATTATGCGGGATTTGAAGGTATCGAAGTGATTTGCGTCTTTGATGCGCAACATGTTCCTGGTGTGGCAAGTAAGTTTACAGTTGACAATGTCCTGGTTGTATTCACGGAAGAAGATGAAACGGCAGATACGTATATTGAGAAACTTGCTGGAGAATGTCAGAATGTTTTGACGACGGTGTATGTAGCAACAAGTGACCTAGCGGAACAATGGGTTATTTTTTCTCAAGGTGCGATGCGTGTATCTGCAAGAGAACTCGAAGAACGTGTCAACCTTAGAAAACAAGATTTGACAAGACACAACAAGACACTGACCATGAAAAAGCCAAGAACATCATGGGATGACACACAATTAACAGATCTTAAAGCGTTACTATTTAAGCTAGGAGAACATGATTAGTATGTTGTCCGTACATCAAAAGGGAGGGAACATGACTTATAAAATTGTAACGGATTCAACGACAGATTTATCAGAAGCATATGCAAAGGCACATGATATCATCATGCTGGGCTTAACAGTTACGATAGCGGATATCACCTATGAAACGGTCGGACCGAATCGATTGGCAAGTGATTTTTTATTGTCAAAAATGGCTGAAGGCGCAACCCCTGTCACCTCCCAGATTAATGTTGGGCAGTTTTTAGCAGCCTTTAAATCAGTAGTCTTGGCAGGAGATGAGGTGCTCTATATTGGCTTTTCTTCTGGTCTTTCAGGGACAGTCCAAAGTGCTAAAATGACCAAAGAGATGCTCTTAGACGAGATACCTACAGCAAAAATTACAATTTTTGACACCTTAGCTGCGGCGTCAGGAGAAGGGTATTTAGTTAGAGAAGCCGTTAAACTACGTGATCAGGGGAAATTAATTACAGACCTAGTTAAGAGCCTAAGGGACATATCTCCCCGTTTACGTAGCTGGGTAATGGCAGATGATTTGTTTCATTTGGCTAGAGGAGGCAGAATTTCAAGAACAGCCGCAACGGTTGGGACAATAGTGAATATTAAGCCGATTATTGATGTTGATCCAGAAGGTAAGTTACGCCAAGTTGGCAAGATTAGAGGTAAGAAAAAAGCGATCAATTTATTGATAGAAAAGACACTTGATGGACTTGATGACCAGTTTCCACAAGTATTAATTGGATATTCAGGAAGTTCAGATGTTGCAGCATCAGTCAAGGCAACCTTATTGACATCAAAGCTAGTGCAGGAAGTTATCTTGACACCACTTGGACCAACCATTGCAACGCATACTGGGATAGGAACACTTGCTGTTTTTTCCATAGGGAAAACAAAGCGTGTCTAAAAAGTGATTAATAAATTATAGAAATCACAGTAAATATCTTGTTTTGCTGTGATTTTGTGTTAAAATGAAAAAGAGTGTTTATGCTGATGGTCAGTGTGATGACTTTTTATACAATTAAACTTTAAAATGATGAATAGATAATGGAAGGAGTCGCTTTAATGGCCAAAAGTGGACTTTATACGGGACTTGATATTGGAACTAGCACGATCAAAGTGCTGGTTGCTGAATATGTCTCTGGTGAAATGAATATAATTGGTGTCGGAAATGCAAAATCTGACGGATTGAAAAATGGAACAATTGTTGATATTGAGAAGGTATCTCAAGCAATTCGGAAAGCTGTAAATGCAGCAGAAGAGCGTGCTGGTATCCAAATCAAAGGATTGAATGTAGCTGTCCCAGCTAATCGCCTTGAAGTTGATGCCTGTCAAGGTATGGTAACAATCAACAGTGAAACAAAAGAAGTTGTTGAAAGTGATATTAGTCAAGTTGTTTCTAGTGCCCTTATGCGAGGCATGATGCCAGAACGTGAAATCATTGCAGTTGAACCTAAAGAGTTTACTGTAGATGGTTTCTCTGGTATTTCAGATCCAAGAGGCATGTTTGGCGTTCGTCTAGAGATGAAAGGACTTGTTTATACTGGTCCTAAAACGTTAGTACATAATATTCGCCGTGCAGTTGAACGTGCAGGCTTGATAGTTGATAATATTGTCATTGCACCGTTAGCAATAGCCCACCACGTCTTAAATGAAGGTGAACGTGAATTCGGGACAGTTGTTATCGATCTTGGTGCTGGTCAAACGACAGTGCTTGCAATTCGAGATCAAGAACTTC
The DNA window shown above is from Lactococcus paracarnosus and carries:
- a CDS encoding DegV family protein, yielding MTYKIVTDSTTDLSEAYAKAHDIIMLGLTVTIADITYETVGPNRLASDFLLSKMAEGATPVTSQINVGQFLAAFKSVVLAGDEVLYIGFSSGLSGTVQSAKMTKEMLLDEIPTAKITIFDTLAAASGEGYLVREAVKLRDQGKLITDLVKSLRDISPRLRSWVMADDLFHLARGGRISRTAATVGTIVNIKPIIDVDPEGKLRQVGKIRGKKKAINLLIEKTLDGLDDQFPQVLIGYSGSSDVAASVKATLLTSKLVQEVILTPLGPTIATHTGIGTLAVFSIGKTKRV
- a CDS encoding NYN domain-containing protein → MKKQLLIVDGYNMIGAWTETHRLFQDNQLEQARDILLSKLSNYAGFEGIEVICVFDAQHVPGVASKFTVDNVLVVFTEEDETADTYIEKLAGECQNVLTTVYVATSDLAEQWVIFSQGAMRVSARELEERVNLRKQDLTRHNKTLTMKKPRTSWDDTQLTDLKALLFKLGEHD
- the rlmB gene encoding 23S rRNA (guanosine(2251)-2'-O)-methyltransferase RlmB, encoding MKKNHEKNNQVNQDNQHDIAPANDTVYGVHAVTDSLTENLGNKLYIQDDIRGKNVDKLKELASEKKVGISFVSKDKLKEMSDGGVHQGFVLKTSAYAYKELSDLLTITQELDNPLLIIIDGLTDPHNLGSILRTADATGVSGIIIPKHRSVGVTPVVVKTSTGAVNHMPIARVTNLSQTLDKLKAAGFWIFGTDMNGTPHHNWQTQGKLALIIGAEGAGITPNIKKQVDEMITIPMVGHVQSLNAGVAAGILMYEWARNFK